A window of Cyclopterus lumpus isolate fCycLum1 chromosome 10, fCycLum1.pri, whole genome shotgun sequence genomic DNA:
CCACCGGCCCAACTCACTCTCACACGGCCTAGGAGAGCAAATTGGGGTTgtgtgtcttgcccaagggcaCATCGACATGAACTGGAGGAGccggtcctctgattgaaggacgacaaCTCCAGGTTATTTGTCTTTTGACCAATTTTTCTGTTCTTGATTATGTTGAGTTATCTAAATCGTAATAAAGTCATCCCGGTATACATATAGCATTACAAATTGGACATcatagaacaaaataaaacatagttTGAAACAACTTtatctgtatttatgtgtgaTTGTAACATAACAAGAGCGGCAGAGAGGCCACGATGGGAGAAAGAATAAGTTTTTGTCACGATTATGTTGCCTTTCACTTAAAATGGGTCATGGACTGGAAAAATGTAACAGGAAGTGCATTTTCTATGTTTCAGCCAATCAGTAGGATTTCCACTTTGTTAAGCTTGATCATCTTGTGACTAAATCTTCCATTGTGACACGGTATCAGTTGTGTAAAGGAGCACTTTGCCACGATGATCAGAAGACTGGCTGCTTTGATTCTTCTAAACACATTGTGTGAGTGTAActttacttttctattttaaaattAGCTCTAAAATAAAATTTGTTTCATGTcgaaatgcaacaaaaacattaggtcttttttaatgtatttgttgtgtatgcatttgtattgtAAATAGGTGCTATTTGTATTTCAGTGTCTTCTGTTTGTAGTTGTTGCCCTGTACTGTCCTAGTAACTGCTTTTGTCTCTTTCCTTCAGCACTGCTTCAAACTGCAGAGGGTCCTCCACAGGTCTCTTGTGCATTGCTTGAACTTGGTGATAATTTGACTCTATCATGTCCAGTCCTTCAAAAAGAATCTGGGTTGCTTTACTGGTATAAGCTGAAGTTTGGCTATATGCTTGAAACTGTTGCAGCAGGAACTTTGGACCAAATAAAACTTCTAGAACAAATGGACAAGTCAAGATTCTCAGTCACGAAACGTAACGCTCGCCCTGTTCTTGACATCAGAAATGTAAGCAAAGAAGATGAAGGGACATACTTCTGTCAAGCAGGAACGGCATACCAAATGAAATTTATAAACGGAACCCTTTTGGCTGTGAATGGTAAAGTATGTTAATTTCAGTGTTTTTGCTTGACGCTTTGTCAAACAATCCCCAAGTTAACCGCCTTTTTTATGAATCACACAGACTTTAAGAATCAGGAGAGATCTTTCTACGTGAAACAAAGTCCGCTCACTGAGTCGGTCCAGCCGGGCGACTCGGTGACTCTCCAGTGTTCACTTGTCTCCAGGAACAAAGAAGACAGAGTCCAGTGTCCAGGTGAACACAGTGTGCACTGGTTCAGATCTGGATCAGGAGAATCTCATACAGGCTTCATTCACACTCACAGTGATGCTCAAGAAGAAAGAAGTTGTGACTTCAGTCTGTCCAAAACTATACACAACTCCTCTGATACTGGGACCTACTACTGTGCTGTGGCCACATGTGGAAAAATCCATTTTAGATTATAATCTATACTAATTATTATTCTGTTGCAATTTAAGGTACAGTGCTGATAAtaggaaagagaaacaaacaaattattCTGCTCCATAAAGTTATTGCTTTTATAGGAC
This region includes:
- the LOC117737204 gene encoding uncharacterized protein LOC117737204 yields the protein MIRRLAALILLNTLSLLQTAEGPPQVSCALLELGDNLTLSCPVLQKESGLLYWYKLKFGYMLETVAAGTLDQIKLLEQMDKSRFSVTKRNARPVLDIRNVSKEDEGTYFCQAGTAYQMKFINGTLLAVNDFKNQERSFYVKQSPLTESVQPGDSVTLQCSLVSRNKEDRVQCPEQELWTSLIVLGSLLACCVIGIAALIISRNQKPVCKHCRGEASNHAQHARSAEDQPSNGDGDEGTVNYVALDFPSRSAKRWKNTSDLPQECLYSGTRDAQESHEE